The Klebsiella sp. RHBSTW-00484 genome includes a window with the following:
- the priC gene encoding primosomal replication protein N'' gives MKTARLLHSLENQLAALATQVAPLADHATLSPRFDRQLFRTRSTQMQAYLDEANECFAELQQAVERQQLPQVTWLAERLVAQIAAISRETATWSLRNWDSASPTLNRWQRRRLQHQEYERRLLAMRNDRQRQLAQATTFDEQQRLAKEVDAYAGRLARCRDALEKIENILARLTR, from the coding sequence TTGAAAACGGCCCGGCTTTTACACTCGCTGGAAAATCAACTGGCAGCGCTGGCGACGCAAGTTGCGCCACTGGCGGATCACGCGACGCTCAGCCCACGCTTCGATCGCCAACTGTTCCGCACCCGCAGCACGCAAATGCAGGCTTATCTGGATGAAGCCAACGAATGCTTCGCCGAGCTACAGCAGGCTGTCGAACGCCAGCAACTGCCGCAGGTCACCTGGTTGGCGGAACGTCTCGTTGCCCAGATCGCCGCTATCAGCCGGGAAACGGCAACCTGGTCGCTACGCAACTGGGATAGCGCTTCGCCCACTCTAAACCGCTGGCAGCGCCGACGTTTGCAGCATCAGGAATACGAACGCAGGCTGCTGGCGATGAGAAACGATCGCCAGCGTCAGCTCGCGCAAGCCACAACCTTTGATGAACAGCAACGGTTGGCAAAAGAAGTGGACGCCTATGCCGGGCGTCTGGCCCGCTGTCGTGACGCGCTGGAGAAAATCGAAAACATACTGGCACGTTTAACCCGTTAA
- the apt gene encoding adenine phosphoribosyltransferase, translating to MTATAQQLEYLKNSIQSIQDYPKPGILFRDVTSLLEDPKAYALSIELLAERYKDAGITKVVGTEARGFLFGAPVALALGVGFVPVRKPRKLPRETIAESYELEYGTDQLEIHVDAIKEGDKVLVVDDLLATGGTIDATVKLIRRLGGEVHDAAFIINLFDLGGEQRLEKLGINSYSLVPFPGH from the coding sequence ATGACCGCAACTGCACAGCAGCTTGAATATCTGAAGAACAGCATCCAAAGCATCCAGGACTACCCGAAGCCTGGTATCCTTTTCCGTGATGTCACCAGTTTGCTGGAAGACCCAAAAGCTTACGCGCTCAGCATTGAACTGCTGGCAGAGCGCTACAAAGACGCGGGTATTACCAAAGTGGTGGGCACCGAAGCGCGTGGTTTCCTGTTTGGCGCACCGGTTGCGCTGGCGCTGGGCGTAGGCTTTGTTCCAGTGCGCAAGCCGCGTAAGTTGCCGCGTGAAACCATCGCGGAGAGCTACGAGCTCGAATACGGTACCGATCAGCTGGAAATCCATGTTGATGCCATTAAAGAAGGCGACAAGGTACTGGTGGTTGACGACCTGCTGGCGACCGGCGGCACCATCGATGCGACCGTGAAGCTGATCCGTCGTCTGGGCGGTGAAGTACATGATGCAGCCTTTATTATCAATCTGTTTGATCTGGGCGGCGAACAGCGCCTGGAGAAGTTGGGAATCAACAGCTACAGCTTGGTTCCCTTCCCGGGCCACTAA
- a CDS encoding DUF454 family protein — protein MPRIILIIIGWLAVALGTLGVFLPLLPTTPFILLAAWCFARSSPRFHHWLLYRSWFGGYLRHWQKYRAMPPGAKPRAVVMILLTFAISLWLVNLTWVRILLLVILTCLLIFMWRIPVVDAKQQKH, from the coding sequence ATGCCACGTATTATTTTAATCATCATTGGCTGGCTGGCGGTAGCATTAGGAACGCTGGGCGTGTTTTTACCCTTATTGCCAACGACGCCGTTTATCCTGCTTGCGGCCTGGTGTTTTGCCCGCTCGTCGCCGCGCTTTCACCACTGGCTGCTGTATCGTTCGTGGTTTGGTGGTTACCTGCGCCATTGGCAGAAATATCGCGCTATGCCGCCTGGCGCTAAACCTCGGGCGGTGGTGATGATTTTGCTGACCTTTGCCATTTCCCTGTGGCTGGTTAATCTTACGTGGGTGCGCATCTTGCTGCTGGTGATTCTCACCTGTCTGCTGATATTTATGTGGCGCATTCCGGTGGTTGATGCAAAGCAACAAAAGCACTGA
- the rsmS gene encoding pleiotropic regulatory protein RsmS: MSLENASDEVKLAVDLIMLLEENKVPAQTVLAALEIIRRDYENKVKSAEEASQNAQE, encoded by the coding sequence ATGTCGCTGGAAAACGCATCAGACGAGGTGAAGCTAGCCGTCGATTTAATTATGTTGCTTGAAGAGAATAAGGTCCCCGCGCAAACCGTGCTAGCTGCACTGGAGATTATTCGTCGTGACTATGAAAACAAAGTAAAAAGTGCGGAAGAAGCCTCGCAAAACGCGCAAGAGTAG
- a CDS encoding YbaB/EbfC family nucleoid-associated protein: MFGGKGGLGNLMKQAQQMQEKMQQMQEEVAKLEVTGESGAGLVKVTINGAHNCRRVEIDPSLLEDDKDMLEDLVAAAFNDAARRIEETQKEKMASVSSGMQLPPGFKMPF, encoded by the coding sequence ATGTTTGGTGGAAAAGGCGGTCTGGGTAACCTGATGAAGCAGGCCCAGCAGATGCAAGAAAAAATGCAGCAGATGCAGGAAGAAGTGGCCAAGCTGGAAGTGACCGGTGAATCCGGTGCTGGCCTGGTAAAAGTGACCATCAACGGCGCGCACAACTGCCGTCGCGTTGAAATTGACCCAAGCCTGTTGGAAGACGATAAAGACATGCTGGAAGATCTGGTGGCTGCTGCATTCAACGATGCTGCTCGCCGCATTGAAGAGACCCAGAAAGAAAAAATGGCTTCTGTCTCTTCCGGTATGCAACTGCCGCCAGGCTTTAAGATGCCGTTCTGA
- the dnaX gene encoding DNA polymerase III subunit gamma/tau, which translates to MSYQVLARKWRPQTFADVVGQEHVLTALANGLSLGRIHHAYLFSGTRGVGKTSIARLLAKGLNCETGVTATPCGVCDNCREIEQGRFVDLIEIDAASRTKVEDTRDLLDNVQYAPARGRFKVYLIDEVHMLSRHSFNALLKTLEEPPAHVKFLLATTDPQKLPVTILSRCLQFHLKALDVEQIRHQLEHILGEEQIAFEPRALQLLARAADGSLRDALSLTDQAIASGDGHLTAESVSTMLGTLDDDQALSLIEALVAADGERVMAGVNEAAARGVEWEALLVEMQSLLHRIAMVQLSPSALGADMAAVELRMRELARTVPPTDVQLYYQTLLIGRKELPYAPDRRMGVEMTLLRALAFHPRMPLPEPEAPPAQTIPVAPVQQAAPVSAQQPPQNLPQTTSQVLAARSQLQRSQGAPSPKKSEPAAASRARPVNNAALERLSSITERVQARPAAAALEQAPAKKEAYRWKSTMVVETVKEEVATPKALKKALEHEKTPELAAKLAVEAVERDSWAAEVNQLAVPKLVEQVALNAWKEQDGNRVCLHLRPSQRHLNSAGAQQKLAEALGILYGTPVELTIVEDDNPAMRTPLEWRQAIYEEKLTQAREAIIADNNIQTLRRFFDADLDEESIRPI; encoded by the coding sequence ATGAGTTATCAGGTCTTAGCCCGTAAATGGCGCCCACAAACCTTTGCTGACGTCGTCGGCCAGGAACATGTGCTGACCGCACTGGCGAACGGCTTATCGTTAGGGCGCATTCATCACGCATATCTCTTTTCCGGTACCCGCGGGGTGGGTAAAACCTCCATCGCTCGCTTATTGGCGAAAGGGTTAAACTGCGAAACTGGCGTTACCGCCACGCCTTGTGGCGTCTGCGATAACTGCCGAGAAATAGAACAAGGGCGTTTTGTCGATCTGATCGAGATCGATGCCGCCTCACGCACCAAAGTCGAAGATACCCGCGATTTGCTGGATAACGTCCAGTACGCACCGGCCCGTGGTCGCTTCAAGGTCTATCTGATCGATGAAGTCCACATGCTGTCGCGCCACAGCTTCAACGCGTTGCTAAAAACGCTGGAGGAGCCACCTGCGCACGTTAAATTCCTGCTAGCGACGACCGATCCGCAAAAGCTGCCGGTCACTATTCTTTCCCGCTGCCTGCAGTTTCATCTCAAGGCGCTGGATGTTGAACAGATCCGTCATCAGTTAGAGCATATTCTCGGTGAAGAGCAGATTGCTTTTGAACCGCGCGCGCTGCAACTGCTCGCGCGCGCGGCTGATGGAAGCCTGCGCGATGCGTTGAGCCTGACGGATCAGGCTATTGCCAGCGGCGATGGCCACCTGACCGCAGAATCTGTCAGCACCATGCTTGGCACTCTTGACGACGATCAGGCGCTCTCGTTGATTGAAGCACTAGTGGCTGCCGACGGCGAACGCGTGATGGCAGGCGTCAATGAGGCGGCTGCTCGCGGCGTGGAGTGGGAAGCCCTGTTGGTCGAGATGCAAAGTTTGCTGCACCGTATTGCAATGGTTCAGCTCTCGCCGTCGGCGCTCGGCGCGGATATGGCTGCCGTAGAGCTGCGGATGCGCGAGCTGGCACGAACCGTGCCGCCAACCGACGTACAGCTTTACTATCAGACGTTGTTGATTGGCCGCAAAGAGCTACCGTACGCGCCGGACAGACGCATGGGTGTTGAAATGACGCTTCTGCGGGCGCTGGCATTCCATCCGCGCATGCCGTTGCCGGAACCGGAAGCCCCTCCGGCGCAGACTATCCCGGTCGCACCTGTACAGCAGGCTGCCCCGGTATCCGCTCAGCAGCCACCGCAGAATCTGCCGCAGACGACCAGCCAGGTGCTGGCAGCCCGCAGTCAGCTTCAGCGTAGCCAGGGAGCACCCAGCCCAAAAAAGAGTGAACCGGCAGCCGCTTCCCGCGCGCGGCCGGTGAATAACGCTGCGCTGGAACGACTGAGTTCGATTACCGAGCGCGTACAGGCGCGTCCGGCAGCTGCCGCTCTGGAGCAAGCTCCGGCGAAAAAAGAAGCTTACCGTTGGAAATCGACGATGGTTGTTGAAACGGTAAAAGAAGAAGTTGCAACACCTAAAGCGCTGAAAAAAGCACTGGAGCACGAAAAAACCCCGGAACTGGCGGCGAAGCTGGCAGTCGAAGCGGTCGAGCGCGATAGCTGGGCGGCGGAAGTTAACCAGCTCGCGGTGCCAAAACTGGTGGAGCAGGTGGCACTAAATGCGTGGAAAGAGCAGGACGGCAACCGCGTTTGCCTGCATCTGCGTCCGAGCCAGCGTCATCTGAACTCGGCAGGCGCGCAGCAAAAGCTGGCGGAAGCGCTGGGTATTTTGTACGGTACGCCGGTTGAATTGACCATCGTGGAAGATGATAATCCCGCGATGCGCACGCCGCTTGAGTGGCGGCAGGCAATTTATGAAGAAAAGCTCACGCAGGCGCGTGAAGCGATTATTGCGGATAACAACATCCAGACGCTGCGCCGGTTCTTTGATGCGGACCTGGATGAAGAAAGTATTCGCCCCATTTGA